In Serratia marcescens subsp. marcescens ATCC 13880, a single genomic region encodes these proteins:
- the purN gene encoding phosphoribosylglycinamide formyltransferase: MKKIVVLVSGQGSNLQALIDACQQGRIAAEIVAVFSNKAQAYGLQRAEAAGIAAQALDAKAYADRTAFDAALADAIDQHQPDLVVLAGYMRILSPQFVQRYAGRMLNIHPSLLPKYPGLHTHRQAIDNGDSEHGTSVHFVTEQLDGGPVILQAKVPIFADDEEDDVVERVQTQEHTIYPLVVSWFVDGRLAMRDGAAWLDGERLPEQGHAAD, translated from the coding sequence ATGAAAAAGATCGTGGTGTTGGTCTCCGGCCAGGGGAGCAATCTCCAGGCGCTGATTGACGCCTGCCAGCAGGGCCGCATCGCCGCCGAAATCGTGGCGGTGTTCAGCAACAAGGCGCAGGCTTATGGCCTGCAACGCGCCGAAGCGGCGGGCATCGCCGCCCAGGCGCTGGATGCCAAGGCCTACGCCGATCGCACGGCGTTCGACGCCGCATTGGCGGACGCCATCGACCAGCACCAGCCCGATCTGGTGGTGCTGGCCGGCTACATGCGCATCCTCAGCCCGCAGTTCGTGCAGCGTTATGCCGGCCGCATGCTGAACATCCACCCTTCCCTGCTGCCGAAATACCCGGGGCTGCATACCCACCGTCAGGCCATTGACAACGGCGACAGCGAACACGGCACCTCGGTGCACTTCGTGACCGAACAGCTCGACGGCGGCCCGGTGATCTTGCAGGCCAAGGTGCCGATTTTCGCTGACGACGAAGAGGATGACGTAGTTGAACGGGTGCAAACCCAGGAACACACGATCTATCCGCTGGTGGTGAGCTGGTTCGTCGACGGCCGCCTGGCGATGCGCGACGGCGCCGCCTGGCTGGACGGCGAACGCCTGCCTGAGCAGGGTCACGCCGCCGACTGA
- the purM gene encoding phosphoribosylformylglycinamidine cyclo-ligase: MTDKTSLSYKDAGVDIDAGNALVDRIKGVVKQTRRPEVMGGLGGFGALCALPQKYREPVLVSGTDGVGTKLRLAMDLKRHDTIGIDLVAMCVNDLVVQGAEPLFFLDYYATGKLDVDTAASVITGIAEGCKQSGCALVGGETAEMPGMYHGEDYDVAGFCVGVVEKSEIIDGSKVQSGDALIALGASGPHSNGYSLVRKILEVSNTDPTATQLEGKPLADHLLAPTKIYVKSVLELIEKVDVHAIAHLTGGGFWENIPRVLPEGMQAVIDEASWQWPAVFTWLQQAGNVSRHEMYRTFNCGVGMVIALPEAEVEAAIALLTAAGEKAWKIGKLTASSDEQQVVIN; the protein is encoded by the coding sequence GTGACCGACAAAACCTCTCTCAGCTATAAAGACGCAGGTGTCGATATCGATGCAGGCAACGCATTGGTAGATCGCATCAAAGGTGTAGTTAAACAGACCCGTCGCCCGGAAGTGATGGGCGGTCTGGGCGGGTTTGGCGCCCTGTGTGCGTTGCCGCAGAAATACCGCGAGCCGGTGCTGGTTTCCGGTACCGACGGCGTGGGCACCAAACTGCGTCTGGCGATGGATTTGAAACGCCACGACACCATCGGCATCGATCTGGTGGCGATGTGCGTCAACGATCTGGTGGTTCAGGGCGCCGAGCCGCTGTTCTTCCTCGACTACTACGCGACCGGCAAGCTGGATGTGGACACCGCGGCCAGCGTGATCACCGGCATCGCCGAAGGCTGCAAACAGTCCGGCTGTGCGCTGGTGGGCGGCGAAACCGCTGAAATGCCGGGCATGTACCACGGCGAAGACTACGACGTGGCCGGTTTCTGCGTCGGCGTGGTCGAAAAATCCGAGATCATCGACGGCAGCAAAGTGCAGTCCGGCGATGCGCTGATCGCCCTGGGCGCTTCCGGCCCGCACTCCAACGGCTACTCGCTGGTGCGCAAGATCCTGGAAGTGAGCAACACCGATCCGACCGCCACTCAGCTGGAAGGCAAGCCGCTGGCCGACCACCTGCTGGCGCCGACCAAAATTTACGTGAAGTCCGTGCTGGAGCTGATCGAGAAGGTTGACGTACACGCCATCGCTCACCTCACCGGCGGCGGCTTCTGGGAAAACATTCCGCGCGTGCTGCCGGAAGGCATGCAGGCGGTGATCGACGAAGCCAGCTGGCAGTGGCCGGCGGTGTTCACCTGGCTGCAGCAGGCCGGCAACGTCAGCCGTCATGAAATGTACCGCACCTTCAACTGCGGCGTAGGCATGGTCATCGCCCTGCCGGAAGCCGAAGTGGAAGCGGCCATCGCGCTGCTGACCGCGGCAGGTGAAAAAGCGTGGAAAATCGGTAAACTGACCGCCTCTTCCGACGAACAACAAGTGGTCATCAACTGA
- a CDS encoding GlsB/YeaQ/YmgE family stress response membrane protein, whose amino-acid sequence MGIISWIIFGLIAGILAKWIMPGKDGGGFILTVVLGIIGAVVGGYISTFFGYGKVDGFNFGSFVVAVIGAIVVLFVYRKIRS is encoded by the coding sequence ATGGGGATTATTTCCTGGATTATCTTCGGCCTGATCGCCGGTATTTTGGCTAAGTGGATCATGCCCGGCAAAGACGGCGGCGGCTTTATTCTGACCGTCGTGCTGGGGATCATCGGCGCCGTGGTCGGCGGCTATATCAGCACCTTCTTCGGCTACGGCAAGGTTGACGGCTTCAACTTCGGCAGCTTCGTGGTGGCGGTTATCGGCGCCATCGTGGTGCTGTTCGTGTACCGCAAAATTCGCAGCTAA
- the pstB gene encoding phosphate ABC transporter ATP-binding protein PstB — translation MGLMTPGSLPRLDVQHLDDEQTALAVNGLNLFYGDKQVLHDISLRIPKHRVTALIGPSGCGKSTLLRCFNRMNDLVDNCRIEGDLQLNGAAISGAQIDVAALRRRVGMVFQRPNPFPKSIYENVVYGLRLQGVRDRRLLDEAVERSLRAAALWHEVKDRLRENAFRLSSGQQQRLVIARAIAIEPEVLLLDEPTSALDPISTLTIEELISALKLRYSVVLVTHNMQQAARVSDYTAFIHQGRLVEYNDTDAIFTSPRQRRTEDYITGRYG, via the coding sequence ATGGGTTTGATGACGCCAGGCAGTTTGCCCCGGCTGGATGTCCAGCATCTCGACGATGAACAGACCGCGCTGGCGGTCAACGGCCTGAATCTGTTTTATGGCGACAAACAGGTGCTGCACGATATCTCGTTACGCATCCCGAAACACCGGGTGACGGCTTTGATTGGTCCCTCGGGCTGCGGCAAATCGACGCTGCTGCGCTGTTTCAACCGCATGAACGATCTGGTGGACAACTGCCGCATCGAGGGCGATCTACAGCTGAACGGCGCGGCGATCTCCGGCGCGCAGATCGACGTGGCGGCGCTGCGGCGGCGGGTGGGCATGGTGTTCCAGCGGCCGAACCCGTTCCCGAAATCGATCTATGAAAACGTGGTGTACGGCCTGCGGCTGCAGGGCGTGCGCGACCGGCGCTTGCTGGATGAAGCGGTGGAGCGTTCGCTGCGCGCCGCCGCGCTGTGGCATGAGGTGAAGGACCGGCTGCGCGAAAATGCGTTCCGCTTGTCCAGCGGCCAGCAGCAGCGCCTGGTGATCGCGCGCGCCATCGCCATCGAGCCGGAGGTGTTGCTGCTCGACGAGCCGACCTCGGCGCTGGATCCGATCTCCACGCTGACCATCGAAGAGCTGATTTCCGCACTCAAGCTGCGCTATAGCGTGGTGCTGGTGACGCACAACATGCAGCAGGCGGCGCGCGTCTCCGACTACACCGCCTTTATTCATCAGGGCCGGCTGGTGGAGTACAACGACACCGACGCCATTTTCACCTCGCCGCGCCAGCGCCGCACCGAGGATTATATTACCGGGCGGTATGGGTGA
- the upp gene encoding uracil phosphoribosyltransferase, with translation MKIVEVKHPLVKHKLGLMRENDISTKRFRELASEVGSLLTYEATADLETEKVTIEGWCGPVEVDQIKGKKITVVPILRAGLGMMEGVLEHVPSARISVVGVYRDEETLEPVPYFQKLVSNIEERMALVVDPMLATGGSMIATIDLLKKAGCHSIKVLVLVAAPEGIAALEKAHPDVELYTASIDQCLNDKGYIVPGLGDAGDKIFGTK, from the coding sequence ATGAAGATCGTTGAGGTGAAACACCCGCTGGTAAAACACAAGCTTGGCCTGATGCGCGAAAATGACATCAGCACCAAACGCTTCCGTGAGCTGGCCTCAGAAGTGGGTAGTTTACTGACCTATGAAGCGACCGCCGATCTGGAGACGGAAAAAGTCACCATCGAAGGCTGGTGCGGGCCAGTTGAAGTGGATCAGATCAAAGGGAAAAAGATTACCGTAGTGCCAATCCTGCGCGCAGGCCTGGGCATGATGGAAGGGGTGCTGGAGCACGTGCCGAGCGCGCGCATCAGCGTGGTGGGCGTATACCGCGACGAAGAAACCCTGGAGCCGGTGCCGTACTTCCAGAAACTGGTTTCCAACATCGAAGAGCGCATGGCGCTGGTCGTCGACCCGATGCTGGCCACCGGCGGTTCGATGATCGCCACTATCGATCTGCTGAAGAAAGCCGGTTGCCACAGCATCAAGGTGCTGGTCCTGGTTGCGGCGCCGGAAGGCATCGCCGCGCTGGAGAAAGCGCATCCGGACGTTGAACTGTACACCGCCTCCATCGATCAGTGTCTGAACGACAAGGGCTACATCGTGCCGGGCCTGGGCGATGCGGGCGACAAGATATTTGGTACCAAGTAA
- the hda gene encoding DnaA inactivator Hda, whose protein sequence is MNTPAQLSLPLYLPDDETFASFYPGENPSLLAAIQSAVRQEHGSYIYFWSREGGGRSHLLHAACAELSQKGEAVGYVPLDKRAYFVPEVLDGMEQLALVCIDNIECIAGDEEWEMAIFNLYNRILETGRTRLFITGDRPPRQLNLRLPDLASRLDWGQIYKLQPLSDEEKLLALQLRGKLRGFELPEDVGRFLLKRLDREMRTLFMTLDQLDRASITAQRKLTIPFVKEILGL, encoded by the coding sequence CTGAATACGCCGGCACAGCTTTCACTGCCACTTTATCTTCCCGATGATGAAACTTTCGCCAGTTTTTATCCGGGCGAGAACCCATCCCTATTAGCCGCGATCCAATCCGCCGTCCGTCAGGAACATGGCAGCTATATCTATTTCTGGTCGCGTGAAGGCGGCGGGCGCAGCCATTTGCTGCATGCGGCCTGCGCAGAGCTTTCGCAGAAGGGGGAAGCGGTGGGCTATGTGCCGCTCGACAAGCGCGCTTATTTCGTGCCTGAAGTGTTGGACGGCATGGAGCAGCTGGCGCTGGTCTGCATCGATAATATCGAATGCATCGCCGGCGACGAAGAGTGGGAGATGGCGATCTTCAACCTTTACAACCGCATCCTGGAAACCGGCCGCACCCGTTTGTTCATCACCGGGGATCGCCCGCCGCGTCAGCTGAACCTGCGTTTGCCGGATCTGGCTTCGCGTCTGGACTGGGGGCAGATCTACAAGTTGCAGCCGCTGTCGGACGAAGAGAAACTGCTGGCGCTGCAGCTGCGCGGCAAACTGCGCGGCTTTGAGCTGCCGGAAGACGTGGGCCGCTTCCTGCTGAAACGGCTGGATCGCGAGATGCGCACGCTGTTTATGACTCTCGATCAGCTCGATCGCGCCTCGATCACTGCCCAACGCAAGCTCACCATTCCGTTCGTTAAAGAGATCCTGGGGCTGTAG
- the speG gene encoding spermidine N1-acetyltransferase codes for MSSTASVRLRPLERDDLSFVHQMDNNASVMRYWFEEPYEAFVELSDLYDKHIHDQSERRFIIEHEGAKVGLVELVEIDHIHRRAEFQIIIDPAHQGKGYASTAARLAMDYGFSVLNLYKLYLIVDKENPKAIHIYSKLGFNVEGELIDEFFVNGEYRTVLRMCIFQPQYLAKFKTPSDKPLVK; via the coding sequence ATGTCCAGCACTGCCAGCGTCAGGTTACGCCCATTGGAACGGGACGATCTGTCGTTCGTCCACCAGATGGACAACAACGCCAGCGTCATGCGCTATTGGTTTGAAGAACCCTACGAAGCCTTTGTCGAGCTTTCCGATCTCTACGACAAACACATCCACGATCAGAGCGAGCGCCGCTTTATCATCGAGCACGAAGGCGCCAAGGTCGGCCTGGTAGAGCTGGTGGAGATCGATCACATCCACCGCCGCGCTGAGTTCCAGATCATCATCGATCCCGCCCACCAGGGCAAAGGCTATGCCAGCACCGCCGCCCGCCTGGCGATGGACTACGGTTTCTCGGTGCTGAACCTGTACAAGCTGTACCTGATCGTCGATAAGGAGAACCCGAAGGCGATCCACATCTACAGCAAGCTGGGCTTCAACGTGGAAGGCGAGCTGATCGACGAGTTCTTCGTCAACGGCGAATACCGCACCGTGCTGCGCATGTGCATCTTCCAGCCGCAATATCTGGCGAAGTTCAAAACGCCAAGCGATAAGCCGCTGGTGAAGTGA
- the uraA gene encoding uracil permease codes for MTRRAIGVSERPPLLQTIPLSFQHLFAMFGATVLVPILFKINPATVLLFNGIGTLLYLFICKGKIPAYLGSSFAFISPVLLLLPLGYEVALGGFIMCGVLFCLVALIVKKAGTGWLDVMFPPAAMGAIVAVIGLELAGVAANMAGLLPAEGASADSTTITISLVTLAVTVLGSVLFRGFLAIIPILIGVLVGYALSFFMGVVDLTPIREAHWFALPTFYTPRFEWFAIFTILPAALVVIAEHVGHLVVTANIVKKDLIRDPGLHRSMFANGISTVFSGFFGSTPNTTYGENIGVMAITKVYSTWVIGGAAVLAILLSCIGKLAAAIQAVPVPVMGGVSLLLYGVIGASGIRVLIESKVDYNKAQNLILTSVILIIGVSGAKVHIGAAELKGMALATIVGIGLSLLFKVISLFRKKEEVLDAPDEPAEQK; via the coding sequence ATGACCCGTCGCGCCATCGGCGTCAGCGAGCGCCCGCCGCTGCTCCAGACCATTCCGCTCAGCTTCCAGCACCTGTTCGCCATGTTCGGCGCCACCGTGCTGGTGCCTATCCTGTTCAAGATCAACCCGGCGACCGTGCTGTTGTTCAACGGCATCGGCACGCTGCTGTATCTGTTCATCTGTAAAGGCAAGATCCCGGCCTACCTCGGTTCCAGTTTCGCGTTTATCTCGCCGGTGTTGCTGCTGTTGCCGCTCGGTTACGAAGTGGCGTTGGGCGGTTTCATCATGTGCGGCGTGCTGTTCTGCCTGGTGGCGCTGATCGTGAAAAAGGCCGGCACCGGTTGGCTGGACGTGATGTTCCCGCCGGCGGCGATGGGGGCGATCGTCGCCGTCATCGGCCTGGAGCTGGCGGGCGTGGCGGCCAACATGGCGGGCCTGCTGCCGGCGGAAGGCGCCAGCGCCGACTCGACCACCATCACCATTTCGCTGGTGACGCTGGCGGTCACGGTGCTCGGCTCGGTGCTGTTCCGCGGCTTCCTGGCGATTATCCCGATCCTGATCGGCGTGCTGGTGGGCTATGCGCTGTCGTTCTTTATGGGCGTGGTGGATTTGACCCCGATCCGCGAGGCGCACTGGTTCGCACTGCCGACCTTTTACACCCCGCGCTTTGAGTGGTTCGCCATCTTCACCATTCTGCCGGCGGCGCTGGTGGTGATCGCCGAGCACGTCGGCCACCTGGTGGTGACCGCCAACATCGTGAAGAAAGACCTGATCCGCGATCCGGGCCTGCACCGCTCGATGTTCGCCAACGGCATCTCGACGGTATTCTCGGGCTTCTTCGGCTCCACGCCGAATACCACCTACGGCGAGAACATCGGCGTGATGGCCATCACCAAGGTCTACAGCACCTGGGTGATCGGCGGCGCGGCGGTGCTGGCGATCCTGCTGTCCTGCATCGGCAAGCTGGCGGCGGCGATCCAGGCGGTGCCGGTGCCGGTGATGGGCGGCGTTTCCCTGCTGCTGTACGGCGTGATCGGCGCCTCGGGCATTCGCGTGCTGATCGAGTCCAAAGTGGATTACAACAAAGCGCAAAACCTGATTTTAACCTCGGTGATCCTGATTATCGGCGTGAGCGGCGCCAAGGTGCATATCGGCGCGGCGGAGCTGAAAGGCATGGCGCTGGCGACCATCGTCGGCATTGGCTTGAGCCTGCTGTTCAAGGTCATCAGCCTGTTCCGGAAGAAAGAAGAGGTGCTCGACGCGCCGGACGAACCGGCGGAGCAGAAGTAA
- a CDS encoding tetratricopeptide repeat protein yields MTNRLTKTALAVLLLSTLNAAALAPAQAESQDQLPDMGTSAGGTLSIGQELAMGDFYVRQLRASAPLINDPLLSQYINQLGNRLVASAYSVRTPFHFYLVRNDEINAFAFFGGNVVLHSALFRVSDNESQLASVLAHEISHVTQRHLARAMEDQQRNAPLTWVGALGSILLAMANPTMGMAALSGTMAGTQQGMISFTQSNEQEADRIGIQVLQRAGFDPEAMPDFLQKLSDQSRYASKPPEMLLTHPLPDSRLSDARNRANQMPKHIVQSSQDYLMAKVRALGMYSSEGYGLNEELLGSLSKGNVREQAAAKYGRAILFYEAKKYDDARNIIQPMLAQDAKNVWLIDLMTDIDLGQKRAPQAIARLQAANAAQNNNPVLQLNLANAYVEGNQPAQASKILNRYTFAHPDDPNGWDLLAQASAAQGLRDEELSARAESLALTGRLDQAIGLLSNASSLQKLGSLKQARYDARIDQLRQLQQRFRQYQRS; encoded by the coding sequence ATGACCAACCGGTTGACCAAAACCGCGTTAGCGGTGCTGCTGCTCAGCACGCTGAACGCCGCCGCCCTGGCGCCAGCACAGGCGGAAAGCCAGGACCAGTTGCCGGATATGGGCACCTCCGCCGGCGGCACCCTGAGCATCGGACAAGAACTGGCGATGGGCGATTTCTATGTGCGCCAACTGCGCGCCAGCGCCCCGCTGATCAACGATCCGCTGCTGAGCCAGTACATCAATCAGCTGGGCAACCGGCTGGTGGCCAGCGCCTATTCGGTGCGCACGCCGTTCCATTTCTATCTGGTGCGCAACGACGAGATCAACGCCTTCGCCTTCTTCGGCGGCAACGTGGTGCTGCACTCCGCGCTGTTCCGCGTCAGCGACAACGAAAGCCAGCTGGCTTCGGTGCTGGCGCACGAAATCTCGCACGTCACCCAGCGCCACCTGGCGCGCGCCATGGAAGATCAACAGCGCAACGCCCCGCTGACCTGGGTGGGCGCGCTCGGTTCCATTCTGCTGGCGATGGCCAACCCGACCATGGGCATGGCGGCGCTGAGCGGCACCATGGCCGGCACCCAGCAGGGCATGATCAGCTTTACCCAATCGAATGAACAGGAAGCCGACCGCATCGGCATTCAGGTGCTGCAACGCGCCGGTTTCGATCCGGAAGCCATGCCCGACTTCCTGCAGAAACTCTCGGATCAGTCGCGCTACGCCTCCAAGCCGCCGGAAATGCTGCTGACGCACCCGTTGCCGGACAGCCGCCTCTCAGACGCGCGCAACCGCGCCAACCAGATGCCGAAACACATCGTGCAGTCTTCGCAGGATTACCTGATGGCCAAGGTGCGCGCACTGGGCATGTACAGTTCGGAAGGCTATGGCCTGAACGAAGAGCTGCTCGGCTCGCTCAGCAAGGGCAACGTGCGCGAACAGGCGGCCGCCAAATACGGCCGCGCCATTCTGTTCTATGAAGCGAAAAAATACGACGACGCGCGCAACATCATTCAGCCGATGCTGGCGCAGGATGCGAAAAACGTCTGGCTGATCGACCTGATGACCGACATCGATCTCGGCCAGAAACGCGCGCCGCAGGCGATCGCACGCCTGCAGGCGGCCAACGCCGCCCAGAACAACAACCCGGTGCTGCAGCTCAACCTGGCCAACGCCTATGTCGAAGGCAACCAACCGGCGCAGGCGTCGAAGATCCTGAACCGCTACACCTTTGCCCATCCGGACGATCCGAACGGCTGGGATCTGCTGGCGCAAGCCAGCGCCGCTCAGGGGCTGCGCGATGAAGAGCTGTCGGCCCGCGCCGAAAGCCTGGCGCTGACCGGCCGGCTCGATCAGGCCATCGGCCTGCTCAGCAATGCCAGCTCGCTGCAAAAACTCGGCAGCCTGAAACAGGCGCGTTACGATGCGCGCATCGACCAGCTGCGCCAACTGCAACAGCGCTTCCGCCAATACCAGCGCAGCTGA
- the arsC gene encoding arsenate reductase (glutaredoxin) (This arsenate reductase requires both glutathione and glutaredoxin to convert arsenate to arsenite, after which the efflux transporter formed by ArsA and ArsB can extrude the arsenite from the cell, providing resistance.), whose translation MKNVTIYHNPRCSKSRETLALLEQHGVDPKVVLYLDTPPTVDELKKLLKELGFTSARDLMRKKEDLYKELKLADDSLSEEQLLAAMTANPKLIERPIVVKGSKARIGRPPEQVLEIL comes from the coding sequence ATGAAAAACGTCACGATTTACCACAACCCGCGCTGCTCCAAGAGCCGTGAAACCCTGGCGCTGCTGGAACAGCACGGCGTCGATCCGAAGGTGGTGCTGTACCTCGATACGCCCCCTACGGTCGATGAGCTGAAAAAGCTGTTGAAGGAACTGGGCTTCACATCGGCGCGCGATCTGATGCGCAAAAAAGAAGATCTGTATAAGGAATTGAAGCTGGCGGACGACAGCCTGAGCGAAGAGCAACTGCTGGCGGCGATGACGGCGAACCCGAAACTGATCGAACGACCGATCGTGGTGAAAGGCAGCAAGGCGCGCATCGGCCGGCCACCGGAGCAGGTGCTGGAGATTTTGTAA